A stretch of Flexivirga aerilata DNA encodes these proteins:
- a CDS encoding SGNH/GDSL hydrolase family protein, translated as MGRARRARKIAAIAAYGGGIGAAGLGAGWGVLLGEAKIARRIVGQPFDGAPEDSGVYGAGPGDPIELLMVGDSTAKGMGADTAYQTVGAIIATAAAALAGRPVRLTNVAVVGATSPDLGGQVEQALEQVPEPDAAVIMIGANDVTGRLSRSTSVRHLADAVESLRAAGAEVVVGTCPDLGVIEPVPQPLRLIARRWSRDLAAAQTVAVIEHGGRTVSLGDLLGHEFSDSPSVMFSKDRFHPSPAGYARAASALLPSVLDALGQQSADTGRQPDRRRGEAVDPVSVAAKRAVRDPGTEVSATDVRGAERGRRGRWAVLLRRHRTPLPDPDEPGDEPSGGPGEEPVSDGAGPAVPHGPGGGAASDSQQPQADSTDAIHSSTGAQ; from the coding sequence ATGGGTCGGGCCAGACGAGCGCGCAAGATCGCCGCGATCGCCGCGTATGGCGGGGGCATCGGCGCGGCCGGCCTCGGCGCGGGCTGGGGCGTGCTGCTCGGCGAGGCCAAGATCGCGCGCCGCATCGTGGGGCAGCCCTTCGACGGGGCCCCCGAGGACAGCGGGGTGTATGGCGCAGGCCCCGGCGACCCGATCGAGCTGCTGATGGTCGGCGACTCCACCGCCAAGGGCATGGGCGCCGACACCGCCTACCAGACCGTCGGCGCGATCATCGCGACCGCGGCCGCCGCGCTCGCCGGCCGCCCCGTGCGCCTCACCAATGTCGCCGTCGTCGGCGCGACGTCCCCCGACCTCGGTGGACAGGTCGAGCAGGCGCTGGAGCAGGTGCCCGAGCCGGACGCCGCCGTCATCATGATCGGCGCCAACGACGTCACCGGCCGGCTCTCGCGCTCCACCTCGGTGCGCCACCTCGCCGATGCCGTCGAGTCGTTGCGCGCAGCGGGCGCCGAGGTTGTCGTCGGCACCTGCCCCGACCTCGGTGTGATCGAGCCGGTGCCGCAACCGCTCCGGCTGATCGCGCGCCGCTGGTCGCGCGACCTCGCCGCCGCTCAGACGGTGGCCGTGATCGAGCACGGCGGCCGCACGGTGTCGCTCGGCGACCTGCTCGGCCACGAGTTCTCCGACAGCCCGTCGGTGATGTTCTCCAAGGACCGCTTCCACCCCTCCCCCGCTGGCTACGCGCGGGCCGCCTCGGCGCTGCTGCCGAGCGTGCTCGACGCCCTCGGCCAGCAGTCGGCCGACACCGGTCGTCAGCCCGACCGTCGCCGCGGCGAGGCGGTCGACCCGGTGTCCGTCGCGGCGAAGCGTGCGGTCCGCGACCCCGGCACCGAGGTGTCGGCCACCGACGTGCGCGGCGCGGAGCGCGGCCGGCGCGGGCGCTGGGCGGTGCTGTTGCGCCGCCACCGCACGCCGCTGCCCGACCCCGACGAGCCGGGCGACGAACCGAGCGGCGGTCCGGGCGAGGAGCCGGTTTCCGACGGCGCCGGCCCAGCGGTCCCGCACGGCCCGGGCGGC